aaataagATAAACTCCGATGAAACTCAAATTGAAAATCTCTTAAAAAATCAAATATCTGTTACCACTTCAATTATAAAAACTTTGAACACTACTATTCAAAAATTGCAAATAGACGAAGAAACCTTTAACAACGACTTAAAAACTATAGAGACTACACTTCTGGACATTAATAATGACATCTCCTTTTACCAAGCACAATTACAAATACTAGATTTATGTGAGTCCTTAATGGAAAGCTAcgtatttttagaaaattatttaaatgatataCTAAATTCTATCACATTCTCTCGCCTGCAAATTTTACATAGTTCTATTATTTCGCCCATAGACTTAATGGAAGCATTAAAAGAAATCTCACAGTCATTACAAAATAACGTTTTGCCTCTAcccacttatatgtcaaatatagcTCAGTATATTGACATAATAAAACTACAAGCTTATCAGCTTGAttcaaaaattgttttcgttCTCGAAATTCCGTTAGTTGATCCCGAAATCTTCACTTTGTATCAACTATATTCAATACCAATATTAGATAATCAAACTGGTTTTCATCATATACTTTCAACTGTTCATAAATACATAGCGCGAGATGATGATTCAATTTCATATGTCTTACCCACGGACACCGAAAAATGCAATCAAATCAGTCAAAACCAAAGAATGTGTACAGACATTCTTCCGTACCCCATAGACACCGATGCTATATGCGAAGCCCAGCTTTTGAAACCTCTCAGCAACTTGCCAAAAACTTGCCAGATGTCCATGCTCTTGGCACAAGGTTACAACGTTCaagaaattgaccgaaatttatgGTTGCTAACCATTTCCGATCCATTACCAGTAACAATCAAATGTGCAAGAAAAGATGTCACTACACGAATAATCAAAACAAATTCAATCTTAAGATTAATTCCCGAATGTATTGCATTCATTGGCAGTACCAGAATTCATGCCAAAGACCAAATCGAGAAATGTACAAATATTACGTATAGAAGTCACCCAGTTAACGTACCCTACAGATGCTGTGACCATTTTGAGACAAAGAGTCACCTATCAAAATTGAAACCACTAAAACTCAGTAAGATCAACGTAGATGACTTAAATATTGCACAACACAAATTGGACCAATATTCGGAAGAACTGGACCATATCATGAGCCAATCATTCATCGAGGAACATTTACCCTTATTCACTATATCAATCTTATCCCTGATTATCATCCTAGCTATCTTATACCTTTGTTGTAAATATCGAAccaaaatatttccaaaaattgCAATCTCCTTGTCCCAGGATCAGCCTCCAACTTCAGCATCACGCAGAAATTCCATTAGACAGAAATTTCAAAGCTTTACCTCCTTCAGAAGAAGACCCAATGTCCAACAAGAGAGCGAAGAAGAAGCAGAAACACCAATTACTCTGTAAAAGTCAAAGCAATGGCATTGACTTTTCACTAATAAGGGGAGCTGTTATATGAGAAAATATTAACCTTGAACTAGCTTAAGTTCGCCGACTTCATATTTCATCATCCCATTCCCATAGAAACCGCTGAGCACGCAGTAGATGAACTTTGTACGAACCGTTGGTCAATTCTCATGGGAACAGCGATTCAGCACTTCATACCAAACCTATAAATTGCCATTTTCAGATGCCGGGACCACTCTTAGCTGCAACTTCGACCAGTCCAGTTATTGTagtcattttaaattaatttaactttgtaCTATTATGTAAACTTATTGTGTaacaaataaaatctttttttaaaaagtcaaatacGTGATTAGTGAtctaacatatatatatatatatatatatatatatatatatatatatatatatatatatatatatatatatatatatattaaaggatgttaagtaagcgagtacaactataaacatagaaaagaaaaatcattggcaaataactcgcaatgtgaatgtgaatacaaaattaacaatatattaacaataaaatttatatatatatatatatatatatatatatatatatatatatatatatatatatatatatataacaggtatataatctttgaTTATATACTTGTATATAattgctaccccaatatttcaaccttgttttatatatatatatatatatatatatatatatatatatatatatatatatatatatatatatatatatatatatatatttagatgtaaaatatttaaatggctattaaaaaataacggtctgagatagaaaattgaaaatttaggattgtatgtatcttttgcttctacatctcataaaaatagtaaaaaacggtttttccaaaaattaaaaaaatatatcaggggggccaccccccttatgacgtacgggtatgaaactccatattatcctattcccagtccgctagaatatacatgtaaaatttcataaaaatctgttcagtcgttctcgagctataaatggtgtaactaacacaacctcgactttcttttatatatatagatgttcaTATGGCTGCGGTGTGCAATGTAGGTACTATTATaggtccttttcatgagcatttttcagtgtgtAACAttaaatgataggaaaaagggtaagtccgtgataatacacatttatgacatttagtctaacatgacattttagttaaatttggaataaaaacaaatcaaatgtgtttcttgcatttataaaatggtattttgtattttctttgatttgtatagtcttataagttatacagattatatttgtaatattattatctaattaaaaaaaatattttttattatggcgccatctatcgacaactagaataatcaccgaactagaataattaccaaagtaatcaccgacgtgcgttttttctgtcacatgcaatttaatgcgttagaaagaaatcgaaaaactgtgacgcactgaaagatgatcatgagaaaaagaatacctacATATTTCGAAAACTTCTGAGAAATGggaaaattattgatttatagaTATTACAAAGAAAAGGTACCTAAAGACGTTTTTGAGCAAGTCGTGCTGCGTgaaagaattttataaataataaaatttttgctATATAATATGTACCATGTACATACCTAACCACattaaaaattcacattgtatGTAACGCATGAATGACACAAACATtttttgaatatatatatatatatatatatatatatatatattttgaattttgagtcTATACCGTGTCTATACCTAAATACTTTTTAACATTGGTATTTGTATTTATGATATGTACTttcccaaatttaataaaatttgtcattttttatattatctaatCGTTGTTTTATTTAAGTCAAGCATAGCCACAGATCAATCTTTATAGTAATATATTTTCAGTAAGTATGTACATCTAAAAAGGTACTAAtacctacataatttaatttattcatgccttacaatgtgaatttttaaagtggttaatagcaaaattgtattatttataaaattctttcATACAGCATGACTTGCTCGAAAACCATTTAAATACCTTTTCTTTGTAATAtctataaattaataattttcccatttctattttattgcaatttctatttgtaacattttttaaataactcagaaGGCCCATTTCGCCGatttaagtttatataggcaacccaaattacgcAATGGGTTAAGCAATGGGTCAGGATTTAGACAGAATCATcgggattccaatgaactgtcagtggtggccggtggatggctaaactgacatggccatagacatagataaggggggtggtcatcgcgtatctaatgtttacattaaatattgacaaatttgtaaagaatatcctgtttggttttgttttttggttaattgtgtagcgaaatctgtgaaattgtgatagcaatttaaatatgaagtggtttaataattggatacgcctatggatgacagttttgccatccagcagccatattatatcacgtgatttggaatgcctaattgaCAGTTATAGATGACTGAAGTCATATGATGTATATGACAAATGAACTGAATGTCAAAAGAACGAAGGTTAGGTAGGTAGATcgtagatttaaaataaaaaaagaggaaATTGAGGTTACGAGTACGAGAAAATATAAAAGtgaaaatgaatattttaaaaaatatatcaactttATTAACAACAAATAACTTACAAAATGTAAGAAACGATAGCTACTACTtatacactcacggacaaaaatattgcatattttgaaattaaagtGTGAAATAAAATTTTCTGTGCTGCCCCCAGTGTCATAGAAATATGATTTCTTTTCCAAATGCgatgttttaatgtatcatataaatggtataatcggatttaaatttaatatgggcTATAtagtggccaatataatttttaaattgaatctcatcaaggtaagtaccTATTCACTATTCGGGAACTCAAGGGAGGTTGCTGCCGCTTATTtggaactagaggaattgggatgaaaaTATGAACAAATCATCCGTTAACGTATGTATCAACGTCGTTTAAATGTTTGTCgggtgtgttcatttaatgaatgatttatttatattaattaattacattaattatattaaaatattgttatcccaattacatcggccattttcatgcaactgcactgccagctacagtcgattgagttcgcgaattCTACTGACATGAAGACCTGCGTCATGGTGTATTAACACTAACATGAATTTGTTACCCAATATTgctggcaaatggcaaaacatgatcttctaaaatgtttttaatgtacatatcaaCTGTCATTCACCCAACcacctccacaagttcggtatcTCCTTTCCCAGAAATACCACTCTCCCCTACCTTTAAAATTAACACTTTGTTTGTATGAGGTTACATCTGACATACCGTTTACCATATGGAAGCAAGACTTACATAACTCATCTACAGAAGAGTTGGTgaacagtatgtcagttgtaacctcatacagaatATTAGTTTTGGTTGGGGTGGCATAGTGCTACAGAGATGTATTGCTTTGAAAGGAATGTGAAGGAAATTAGGTGAATGCCAACtgatatgtacattgaaaacattttagaagaccatgttttgccatttgaaagccatattggatatgacatatTGGTGCTAATGCACATCTTCATGTCGCTAGCaaagtgaatacttaccttgatgagattcaatttaaaactTATACTGGCCAGCATATAGCCCtgatcagatttaaatccgatcattgcatttatgtgatactttaaaacatcgcatccgaaaaagaaatcctattcctatTATACAGGGGGATTAAGGAGAGCAGCTGAAAAAAATTCATTCCacatgcatatgcaatatttttgtcggtGATTATATAATCTTTTGTTCTTTGCTCTTAAAAATGTtctaacacatttttattttagttcCAACAAATTCGTAACAAATGGCAGAATAGATGGATGATCAGAGATGTTAAACGCAGAAAGATGACTACTGAGTATGCTCCTTTAAGACTTCGTATTAACTCTCTTCGAAAAAACGATGTTCTTCCTTCCGAATTAAGAGAAATTGCAGATGCTGAAATACATGCTTTACCAAGAGATTCTGCGTTAATAAGAACCAAAAAAAGATGTGTGATAACTTCTAGACCAAGGGGTGTTGTCTATAGATGGAGACTTAGTAGAATTGTTTTTAGACACTTAGCAGATTATAATAAATTGAGTGGTGTTCAACGTGCTATGTGGTAGATTtattcaatataattagttatatGTAGATATTTTTGTGTTTCATTTCTTAAAGAAATGTAAGGTATAATTACAAAACTAGATTTATGGTAAGTTACAATTTGTCAGAGGTACTGGTAAAACAATAGTATTACCACTGAAGAAAGGCAAGATCTGCTCGGCCTTTAGATGTCTACTCACTGGCTCATACCATCCTGGCCGGTATTGACGTATGAGGGTTGGAATCCGGCTTCTGAAGGAAGTTTGGTctagttgcagaacttcaatgccaactgccagcttcTAGAAAAGCTTtaaaactccaagatgcatcatgTTACCTTTTTTActtggtaacaaaagacactgccCATGAACAatctacctaccaagatgtatgggaaaCCCTACTTCAATTGAAGAAGCATGCCCAAAAGTTGGCCATTCCAAAGCTAGAATGCCTTCAATTTGATTGGAGGGTTGTCGGAACTATGATAGAAGAAATCTTTGAAGACATGTAAGTCAGGTATTAGTGTTTTGCAATCCTCATAGTTACTGGTTCGGAGCGGTAGGTAACTGTCccttgtattttttataattataaaagagggtccagttgccgataccagcatccagttccaggaggaa
This genomic window from Diabrotica virgifera virgifera chromosome 1, PGI_DIABVI_V3a contains:
- the LOC114331151 gene encoding 28S ribosomal protein S14, mitochondrial produces the protein MNILKNISTLLTTNNLQNFQQIRNKWQNRWMIRDVKRRKMTTEYAPLRLRINSLRKNDVLPSELREIADAEIHALPRDSALIRTKKRCVITSRPRGVVYRWRLSRIVFRHLADYNKLSGVQRAMW